In a single window of the Zea mays cultivar B73 chromosome 5, Zm-B73-REFERENCE-NAM-5.0, whole genome shotgun sequence genome:
- the LOC103627688 gene encoding aluminum-activated malate transporter 9, with amino-acid sequence MGALPAGLPPLPPHLGTLRSTPDQRGAQEPLLGLDWSVADGDGGAGEQAAWGVGDGSARGVVGRLRRAARAVRSLVVEMWEFARKDPRKPVFAAKVAVALALITLLVFLREPSDIASHSVWAILTVVVVFEFSIGATLSKGFNRGLGTLIAGGLALLVAELAAQMGKYDMLVLIISTFVVAFCATLTKLHPKMKPYEYGFRVFLLTFCYVTVSGYNTGEFTATAISRFVLIALGAAVSLGINICIHPIWAGEDLHLLVARNFSGVAKSLEGCVDGYLACMEYERVPSKILTYEASDDDPVYSGYRAAVEASAQEETLLGFAIWEPPHGPYKMVKYPWKNYTKVGGALRHCSFSVMALHGCILSEIQAPPESRKVFCAELHRVGQEGAEVLRELGQRVKTMTKLSSPNILSEVHLAAEELQKKIDEKSYLLVNTERTHDGASAPDKDESPENAAADSVHTSTSFASNLYLSRYDSSNPFLGRYDSGSTAGGLYKAQSSWPARQSFHPSLPFEIEESRIYESASALSLATFASLLIEFVARLQNLVDAFEELSDKANFKDPVEEPSTISRETPGVLARIHNFFLVQVTRMVKKPPRN; translated from the exons ATGGGGGCGCTGCCGGCGGgcctgccgccgctgccgccacATCTGGGGACTCTGCGATCGACGCCGGATCAGCGCGGGGCGCAGGAGCCGCTGCTAGGGCTCGACTGGAGCGTCGCCGACGGTGACGGTGGCGCCGGGGAGCAAGCGGCGTGGGGGGTGGGTGACGGTTCCGCGAGGGGCGTCGTGGGGCGCCTgcggcgggcggccagggcggtGCGCTCGCTGGTCGTCGAGATGTGGGAGTTCGCGCGCAAGGACCCGCGGAAGCCCGTGTTCGCGGCGAAGGTTGCCGTGGCGCTCGCGCTCATCACGCTGCTCGTCTTCCTCCGCGAGCCCAGCGATATCGCCAGCCATTCTGTATGGGCCATACTCACCGTCGTCGTCGTGTTCGAGTTCAGCATCG GTGCAACTTTGAGCAAAGGGTTCAACAGGGGATTGGGTACTCTTATTGCAGGGGGCCTTGCTCTATTGGTCGCTGAGCTAGCGGCACAAATGGGAAAATATGACATGTTGGTCCTCATCATAAGCACTTTTGTAGTTG CGTTCTGTGCCACCTTGACGAAGCTGCACCCCAAGATGAAACCATACGAGTATGGATTTCGCGTGTTCTTGCTGACTTTCTGCTACGTCACGGTCTCTGGGTACAACACGGGAGAATTCACGGCTACGGCTATAAGCAGATTTGTGCTGATCGCTCTTGGTGCCGCTGTCAGTCTCGGCATCAACATATGCATACACCCAATCTGGGCAGGAGAGGACCTTCACCTGTTGGTGGCCAGGAATTTTTCTGGTGTTGCAAAATCTTTAGAAG GATGTGTTGATGGATATCTGGCCTGCATGGAATATGAGAGGGTTCCATCCAAGATACTCACGTACGAAGCATCTGACGATGATCCTGTCTACAGCGGGTACAGGGCAGCTGTTGAAGCATCAGCACAGGAGGAAACCTTG CTAGGATTTGCTATATGGGAGCCACCGCATGGACCTTACAAGATGGTGAAATATCCGTGGAAGAACTACACCAAAGTTGGTGGTGCGTTGAGGCATTGCTCATTCTCAGTCATGGCATTGCATGGGTGCATACTTTCAGAGATCCAG GCACCACCGGAGAGCAGAAAGGTTTTCTGTGCGGAGCTTCACAGAGTGGGCCAAGAAGGTGCTGAAGTGCTTCGCGAACTTGGGCAGAGAGTCAAGACGATGACGAAGCTGAGCTCTCCAAACATTCTTTCAGAAGTGCACTTGGCAGCTGAAGAGctgcagaagaagatcgatgagaaGTCTTACCTTCTCGTCAATACAGAAAGGACTCACGATGGTGCCAGTGCTCCTGACAAGGATGAATCGCCCGAGAACGCCGCTGCCGATTCAGTGCACACGTCGACCAGCTTCGCTTCAAACCTGTACCTCAGCAGATACGATTCTTCAAACCCGTTTCTCGGCAGATACGATTCGGGATCAACGGCGGGCGGTTTATATAAGGCGCAGTCATCGTGGCCTGCTCGGCAATCTTTCCACCCAAGCCTTCCATTTGAAATTGAGGAATCAAGAATTTATGAGAGCGCAAGCGCCTTGTCGCTGGCCACGTTCGCATCGCTCCTCATTGAGTTTGTTGCCCGGCTCCAGAATCTTGTTGATGCATTTGAAGAGTTGAGCGACAAGGCTAACTTCAAGGACCCTGTGGAGGAACCTTCTACAATCAGCAGGGAGACTCCCGGGGTTTTAGCTAGAATACATAACTTTTTTTTGGTTCAAGTGACGAGGATGGTTAAAAAACCACCCAGGAATTGA
- the LOC100276488 gene encoding uncharacterized protein LOC100276488, translating to MSETAAPIGLSWAPKLPSFATTSGGSKIDHAPDPSTAQGSLWKRTSELVDGLFVPPRDPRQLNKLARKNVKDTAGKGWFDMPAPTITPELKKDLEILQLRHVIDPKRHFKRAGKSKALPKYFQVGTVVEPASEFYSSRLKNRERKATLVDELLSDQSLKSYRMRKVREIQEIRTPGGNQKWKNKGKKTLKRAKDRRK from the exons ATGTCGGAGACGGCGGCGCCGATCGGCCTGTCATGGGCTCCCAAGCTTCCTTCCTTTGCAACGACCAGCGGCGGCAGCAAGATCGACCACGCGCCGGATCCGAGCACCGCGCAGGGCTCGCTCTGGAAGCGCACGAGCGAGCTCGTGGACGGGCTGTTCGTGCCCCCGAGGGACCCTAGGCAGCTGAATAAGCTGGCTAGGAAGAACGTCAAGGACACCGCCGGCAAGGGCTG GTTCGACATGCCCGCGCCGACCATCACTCCCGAGTTGAAGAAGGATCTCGAGATTTTGCAG CTGAGGCATGTAATTGACCCAAAAAGGCACTTCAAGCGGGCAGGAAAGTCCAAGGCCCTTCCCAAGTACTTCCAA GTTGGTACGGTTGTTGAGCCTGCATCTGAGTTCTACTCAAGTAGGCTGAAAAATAGGGAACGCAAGGCAACATTGGTGGACGAGCTGCTATCAGATCAATCTCTTAAGAGCTACAG GATGCGCAAGGTACGGGAAATTCAGGAGATCCGTACACCAGGAGGCAACCAAAAGTGGAAGAACAAGGGCAAGAAAACACTGAAGAGGGCGAAGGATAGGAGAAAATGA